One window from the genome of Calliopsis andreniformis isolate RMS-2024a chromosome 12, iyCalAndr_principal, whole genome shotgun sequence encodes:
- the LOC143186268 gene encoding uncharacterized protein LOC143186268 gives MILGKVKKRLEEDYDEYFSVNEIDIENDLVEAPRKVSCSNQCSATSSETRIDQHMSQEGLRTSRSVLTVAKYQESRNRVWQSTLNSTEHEEPKSRSIKAGRTRTSSSRYSNLDLVRSQSSYYQSMRDDECTPSSSVEYCTASSISLTKFQSIIDNSFDASLDQAFLSNDMTFEENAISQNGGEFLDETVVNCFTVCCCPRNSTPNFSKSSRRVTESLDSGILTDCSRDCFRASEEYLKEKRKDLGKRRCGERKMDLLPTYDFNTDSSYSDDSLNRRVDVAVRKFTENLILTERKVKIKLRRLQNLPRHRQERKRWKTGRQVKKLSESSSKYSSTYQFDFPQWQTDDDRFLSSSTPPVFSFSDSEIDHL, from the exons ATGATCCTAGGGAAGGTTAAAAAGCGTTTAGAGGAGGACTACGACGAGTACTTCTCAGTGAACGAGATCGATATAGAGAACGACCTGGTCGAGGCGCCAAGGAAGGTATCCTGCAGCAATCAATGCTCAGCGACGTCTTCTGAGACGAGGATCGATCAGCACATGTCTCAGGAGGGCCTGAGGACCTCGAGATCCGTGCTGACAGTGGCGAAGTATCAAGAATCGCGGAACCGTGTCTGGCAGTCGACGTTGAACAGCACAGAACACGAAGAACCAAAGAGCCGATCGATCAAAGCTGGTCGAACTAGGACCTCCTCCTCCCGCTACTCGAATTTGGACCTGGTCCGCTCCCAAAGCAGCTACTACCAGTCTATGAGAGACGACGAGTGCACGCCTAGCTCCTCGGTCGAATATTGCACAGCCAGCAGCATTTCTCTAACAAAATTTCAATCCATTATAGATAATTC CTTCGACGCCTCGCTGGACCAGGCGTTTCTGTCAAACGATATGACGTTTGAAGAGAACGCGATTAGTCAGAATGGTGGGGAATTTCTTGATGAGACAGTGGTGAATTGTTTCACTGTCTGCTGTTGCCCGAGAAACTCCACTCCGAATTTTTCTAAATCCTCGAGACGCGTCACAGAGTCGCTGGATTCTGGGATTTTGACAGACTGTTCTAGGGATTGTTTTCGCGCGTCTGAGGAGTATTTAAAAGAGAAGAGGAAGGACTTGGGGAAACGAAGGTGTGGGGAGAGGAAGATGGATTTATTGCCTACGTATGATTTTAATACAGACAGTAGTTATTCAGATGACTCGCTGAATCGGAGAGTTGATGTGGCGGTGAGGAAGTTCACTGAGAATCTGATTCTCACGGAGAGGAAGGTGAAGATTAAGCTGAGGAGGCTGCAGAACCTGCCCAGGCATAGGCAGGAGAGGAAGAGGTGGAAAACTGGGCGACAA GTTAAGAAACTATCAGAATCTTCCTCAAAATACAGTTCCACGTATCAGTTCGACTTTCCACAATGGCAGACCGACGATGACAGATTCCTGAGCAGTTCTACCCCCCCAGTTTTCTCATTTTCTGACTCTGAAATCGATCACCTGTAA
- the LOC143185938 gene encoding uncharacterized protein LOC143185938, with translation MLHSSLPRAFLAPGLNYLGYYGDEIHQHPYSTPTTWHIPIENPSIYSRIPDNHVLQTWDLSRSSTPCPLDLSLKTPSSKTEDSTGPDSKTDQRILDDSESVRYRSTEEVSSLIVDDFDTTPRSSSVHSHSSYEQVLPKKEPQLHEAAENPSKSYYTPNPKLLLSPNHLQSVQGYHQQLLLTPQHHLQSIQHAPMTPPSTPSPPQCPRRKIREEDSSPASTTGSRSSSTEKLLQRPKKKHARRLKFDEDTSSPVSGTVILGPDEAVVTGDIDPAFNIVEVTEEARAELAKIENRLGPYQCKLCRQLHEDAFQLAQHRCSRIAHVEYRCPECDKRFSCPANLASHRRWHKPRPASGEQSSSATSIEIPCTRCDAKFTRQAALRKHLATQHPEANNNVLLEGQSTVGKIDVVQVVPEGSLNTEIP, from the coding sequence TACACAGTTCTCTGCCGCGAGCGTTCCTGGCTCCTGGACTGAACTACCTGGGCTACTATGGCGACGAGATCCACCAGCATCCGTACAGTACGCCTACCACCTGGCACATCCCCATAGAGAATCCCTCGATCTACTCGAGGATTCCTGACAACCATGTTCTGCAGACCTGGGACCTGTCCAGGTCGTCGACGCCATGCCCCCTGGACCTGTCTCTGAAGACTCCATCTTCGAAAACAGAGGACTCTACTGGACCAGACTCCAAGACGGACCAGAGGATCCTGGATGACTCCGAGAGCGTCAGGTACAGAAGCACCGAGGAGGTCAGTTCTTTAATCGTCGATGACTTCGATACCACTCCTCGAAGCTCATCAGTGCACAGCCACTCCAGCTATGAGCAGGTGCTGCCTAAGAAGGAGCCCCAGCTCCATGAGGCAGCGGAGAACCCATCGAAGTCCTACTACACGCCCAACCCGAAGCTCCTGCTGAGCCCCAACCACCTGCAGTCGGTCCAGGGCTACCACCAGCAGCTCCTGCTGACGCCCCAGCACCACCTGCAGAGCATACAGCACGCGCCAATGACTCCTCCCAGTACACCATCGCCTCCTCAGTGTCCCAGAAGGAAGATCAGAGAGGAGGACAGCAGTCCAGCCTCTACCACTGGCTCCAGGTCCAGTTCCACCGAGAAGCTTCTCCAGAGACCGAAGAAGAAGCACGCCAGGAGGCTGAAGTTCGACGAGGACACCAGCAGCCCCGTCTCTGGGACTGTCATCCTGGGCCCAGACGAGGCAGTGGTCACTGGAGACATCGATCCAGCCTTCAACATCGTTGAAGTCACCGAGGAGGCGAGGGCGGAGCTGGCGAAGATCGAGAACAGGCTGGGCCCGTATCAGTGCAAGCTCTGCAGGCAGTTGCACGAAGATGCGTTCCAACTGGCCCAGCACAGGTGCTCCAGGATAGCCCACGTCGAGTACAGGTGTCCAGAGTGCGACAAGAGGTTCTCGTGTCCTGCCAACTTGGCGTCACATCGCCGCTGGCACAAGCCTAGGCCAGCCAGCGGGGAGCAGTCCTCCTCGGCGACTAGCATCGAGATCCCCTGCACAAGGTGCGATGCTAAGTTCACGAGGCAGGCTGCGTTGAGGAAGCACTTGGCCACGCAGCACCCAGAGGCTAATAACAACGTTCTGCTGGAGGGACAGAGCACTGTGGGTAAGATTGACGTCGTTCAGGTGGTGCCTGAGGGGTCTCTTAACACGGAGATCCCCTGA